The [Clostridium] colinum genome includes the window TATTAAAGTTAAACCATGATTATGTAAAACAGCTTCCTTAACACTTTCCCAGCTATGACACTGCCAAGTTATATGATAAGGTACTTTATAAAAAATCATATATTTTTCTAATTTTGACCTAGTAGCACTACCTTTTTCTCTAACTATAAAAGGCATATTTGCAAGTTTATCTGGAGTTATAGTCTTATATTTAGAAAAAGGATGGCTAGAGCTACAAATTAAGGCTATTTTATCGTCTATAAAGTCTTCTTGAATAATATTTTCGTTATGTATATCTCCTTCAATTATACCAATATCTAATTGATTTTCTAATATAAGACTTTCTATACTTTGAGTATTATCAACATATACACTAAGATTTAAGTTGTTATATTTTTCTTTTATGTCTTTAAAAAGTTTTGGGGCGATAGTTGTACCAACTGTTAAAGTTGTACCAATTCTAAGAGTAATATTTTCTTTGTTATTAAAAAAAGTTTTATCTAATTCTTCTATTTCATTAAGTACTCTGTTGGCGTGTTCTAAAAATAATTGACCTTCTTGACTAATACCAAGAGATTTAGAATATCTTTGAAATAGCTTAACATTATAATAACTTTCTATTTCTTGTATTTTTTGAGAAATACTAGGTTGAGAAATATATAAATTTTCAGCTGCTTTTGACATAGATTTAACACGTGCAACCTCTTTAAATATAATAAGATGCTTAATTGTAATCATAAATTCACCTCTGATATTGAAAAAACTAATATCACTTATTGTTTGTTTATATTTGTATAATAACATAATAAGTGGTATTATACAAGTATAAACTAAGTATTATATAAATTTACTTCGGGGGTGTTTGTTTTGGCATATAAAATTAGCTATCAAAAAGTTAATGAAATTATTAAAAATTTATCTAAAGAATATGATGTTTATGCACCTAAAAGGTTTTTAAAACAAGGAAGATATTCTGACACAGACATTATTCGTTATGATAAAATAGAAAAAGTAGAAGATATTGTATTTGACGAAAAGTCAGACTATCCTGCTAAAGAAGTTTTATCTCCTATAACACAATCTATATTTTACTTTACAGAAGATGACTTTAGAGAAAGCAAAGACAAAGATAAAAAAATACTTTTATTTATGAGACCTTGTGATATTAACGCTATGGAAAGACAAGACAAAATTTACTTACAAAATGGTGGGTTTAGCGATATTTATTATAAAAGGGTTAAAGATAGAGTAAAAATAGCTTTAATAGAATGTTCTAAAGGTTGGGATACTTGTTTTTGTGTAAGTATGGACTGTAACAAAACAGATAACTACTCTATTGCTATAAGAAATGAAGAAAATAATTTAGTAGTTGATATTAAAGATAATGAATTTGAAAATTATTTTGATGGTGATAAAGTAGATTTTGACTTAAAATTTGTAGAAGAAAATGAACTAAAAGTTACACCACCTGAAATAAAAAATAAAGATATTTTAACAAAATTAAAATCTCATAAAATGTGGGAAGAATATAATAAACGCTGTATATCTTGTGGAGCTTGTACAATATCTTGTTCTACTTGTACTTGTTTTACAACAACAGATATTATATATAATGAAAATTCTAACATTGGAGAAAGAAGAAGAATATCTGCGTCTTGTCAAGTTGCAGACTTTACAAATAT containing:
- the asrA gene encoding anaerobic sulfite reductase subunit AsrA codes for the protein MAYKISYQKVNEIIKNLSKEYDVYAPKRFLKQGRYSDTDIIRYDKIEKVEDIVFDEKSDYPAKEVLSPITQSIFYFTEDDFRESKDKDKKILLFMRPCDINAMERQDKIYLQNGGFSDIYYKRVKDRVKIALIECSKGWDTCFCVSMDCNKTDNYSIAIRNEENNLVVDIKDNEFENYFDGDKVDFDLKFVEENELKVTPPEIKNKDILTKLKSHKMWEEYNKRCISCGACTISCSTCTCFTTTDIIYNENSNIGERRRISASCQVADFTNMAGGHSFRPTAGDRMRYKVLHKFYDYKQRFKDYHMCTGCGRCIDRCPEFISIVATVEKMNNAILEIEKEEC
- a CDS encoding LysR family transcriptional regulator, with amino-acid sequence MITIKHLIIFKEVARVKSMSKAAENLYISQPSISQKIQEIESYYNVKLFQRYSKSLGISQEGQLFLEHANRVLNEIEELDKTFFNNKENITLRIGTTLTVGTTIAPKLFKDIKEKYNNLNLSVYVDNTQSIESLILENQLDIGIIEGDIHNENIIQEDFIDDKIALICSSSHPFSKYKTITPDKLANMPFIVREKGSATRSKLEKYMIFYKVPYHITWQCHSWESVKEAVLHNHGLTLISINLIEKELEEGLLHIVNVEGCNWDTTFSICYHKNKAWNQNLEIFKNYILNIKNYTSKEQNQDKLKLYT